In Leptotrichia hongkongensis, one genomic interval encodes:
- a CDS encoding type II toxin-antitoxin system YafQ family toxin, translated as MLKIRYQVKFKKDYKRAIKRGCNKKLFEEVLFYLVNEKPLPEKYRDHYLTGDYKGFRECHIQPDWLLIYKIEKNILVLTLSRTGTHSDLF; from the coding sequence ATGCTTAAAATCAGATACCAGGTCAAATTCAAGAAAGATTATAAAAGGGCAATAAAAAGAGGGTGTAACAAAAAATTATTTGAAGAAGTCCTTTTTTATTTGGTAAATGAGAAACCTTTGCCTGAAAAATATAGAGATCATTATCTTACTGGCGATTATAAAGGATTTAGAGAATGTCATATTCAGCCTGATTGGTTGTTAATTTATAAAATTGAAAAAAATATCTTGGTTTTGACATTGTCGAGAACGGGGACACATTCGGATTTGTTTTAA
- a CDS encoding type II toxin-antitoxin system RelB/DinJ family antitoxin yields MATVTARVDENVKKEAETLFKKMGLNMSTAMNLFLKKCILEQGIPFELKVPNGETRKVLDEVEKGIGLSKTFDSVDELMEDLNA; encoded by the coding sequence ATGGCTACAGTAACAGCTAGAGTTGATGAAAATGTGAAGAAAGAAGCGGAAACATTATTTAAAAAAATGGGGCTTAATATGAGTACTGCTATGAATTTATTTTTGAAGAAGTGTATTTTGGAGCAGGGGATTCCGTTTGAGTTGAAAGTTCCAAATGGAGAAACCAGAAAGGTTTTGGATGAAGTTGAAAAAGGTATTGGATTAAGCAAAACTTTTGATAGTGTAGATGAGCTAATGGAGGATTTGAATGCTTAA